The Bos indicus x Bos taurus breed Angus x Brahman F1 hybrid chromosome 13, Bos_hybrid_MaternalHap_v2.0, whole genome shotgun sequence genome includes a region encoding these proteins:
- the SLC4A11 gene encoding sodium bicarbonate transporter-like protein 11 isoform X8: MSQNGYFEDAGYLKCDTDDASETREESLRDEAFDTVNSSIVSGESIRFFVNVNLEVQPTQSESESPGGYGLLHTSRKYLKLKNFEEEIRAHRDLDGFLARARIILDETATSLDDVLRAMLSRLAQDPYNTEPDCNLDLLTAMLFTDAGAPMEGKVHLLSDTIQGVTATVTGVQYQQSWICILCTSKALLRRHVCISRLDRPQNWGENSCEVRFVILVLAPPKMKSTKTATEVGRTFATMMLDITFRQKLLKTRTEEEFKEALVHQRQLLTVMSHCPSISMDYSTSSICIVRHPQPPRQKDFLPIGKGIQEDIARRFPVYPLDFTDGIIGKNKAVGKYITTTLFLYFACLLPTIAFGSLNDENTNGAIVIRGICDDYNLDFSTFYAWTGLWNSFFLTLYALFNLSLVMSLFKRSTEEIIALFISITFVLDAIKGTVKIFQKYYYGHDAALFKDEPSLVSLLGLNSSLHTALNTSFLTSPPELTSMGSQDPEPLARDTAVLSLLIMLGTLWLSYTLYQLKKSPYLNPYVRELLSDCALPISVLTFSLISSYGFQEIKMVKFRYSPSNSLFEIAEMHSLSLVAISSAMGLGFLLSMLFFIEQNLVAALANAPQNRLVKGTAYHWDLLLIAIINTGLSLFGLPWIHAAYPHSLLHVRALALVEEHVENGHIYETIVNVKETRLTSLGASILVGFSLLLLPFPLQWIPKPVLYGLFLYLALTSIDGNQLFQRMVLLLKDQTSYPPTHYIRRVPQRKIHYFTGLQVLQLLLLCAFGMSPLLYMKMVFPLIMIAMIPIRYNLLPQIIEAKYLDAMDAEH; this comes from the exons ATGTCGCAGAATGGATACTTTGAGGATGCAG GCTACCTCAAGTGTGACACAGATGATGCCTCTGAAACCCGTGAGGAGAGCCTGAGGGATGAGGCCTTCGACACGGTCAACTCCTCCATTGTGTCTGGCGAAAGCATCCGCTTTTTTGTCAACGTCAACCTCGAGGTGCAGCCTACCCAGTCTG AGAGTGAATCACCTGGCGGCTATGGGCTCCTACACACCTCCCGCAAG TACCTGAAGTTAAAGAACTTTGAGGAAGAGATCCGTGCACACCGGGACTTAGATGGCTTCCTGGCACGGGCCAGAATCATCCTGGACGAAACGGCCACATCCCTGGATGACGTGCTGCGGGCTATGCTGTCCCGCTTAGCCCAAGACCCCTACAACACGGAGCCAGACTGCAACCTGGACCTGCTCACGGCCATGCTCTTCACTGACGCAGGGGCTCCCATGGAGGGCAAAG TTCACCTGCTGTCGGACACCATCCAAGGGGTCACTGCCACAGTAACGGGGGTACAATACCAGCAGTCATGGATCTGCATCCT cTGTACCTCCAAGGCCCTGCTGAGGCGACACGTGTGCATCAGCCGCCTGGACCGCCCACAGAACTGGGGGGAGAATTCCTGTGAGGTGCGGTTTGTCATCCTGGTGCTGGCCCCACCCAAGATG AAAAGCACCAAGACCGCCACTGAAGTGGGGCGCACATTTGCCACCATGATGTTAGACATCACTTTCCGCCAGAAGCTCCTGAAGACCCGCACAGAGGAGGAATTCAAAGAGGCCCTGGTCCATCAGCGACAGCTGCTCACCGTAATGAGCCACTGTCCGAGTATcagcatggactacagcacgagCTCCATCTGCATCGTCAGACACCCACAG CCCCCACGGCAGAAGGACTTCCTCCCCATCGGGAAGGGCATCCAGGAGGACATCGCCCGCAGGTTCCCCGTGTACCCTCTGGACTTCACCGACG GCATCATCGGGAAAAACAAGGCTGTGGGCAAATACATCACCACCACCCTGTTCCTCTACTTCGCCTGCCTTCTGCCCACGATTGCTTTTGGGTCCCTCAATGATGAGAACACAAATGGAGCCATCG TGATCCGTGGCATCTGCGATGACTATAATCTGGACTTCAGTACCTTCTATGCGTGGACAGGCCTGTGGAACAGTTTCTTCCTCACGCTTTATGCCCTCTTCAACCTCAGCCTGGTCATGAGTCTTTTCAAGAG GTCAACAGAGGAGATCATTGCCTTGTTCATTTCTATCACGTTCGTCCTAGATGCTATCAAGGGCACAGTCAAAA TCTTCCAGAAGTACTACTATGGCCATGACGCTGCACTCTTCAAAGATGAGCCCTCCTTGGTGAGCCTGCTGGGCCTCAACAGTAGcctccacactgccctcaacaccAGCTTTCTGACCAGCCCACCGGAGCTAACTTCAATGGGCAGCCAGGACCCCGAGCCCCTGGCCCGGGATACagctgtgctcagccttcttatcaTGCTGGGCACGCTCTGGCTGAGCTACACCCTCTACCAGTTGAAGAAGAG CCCCTACCTGAACCCCTATGTGCGTGAGCTCCTGTCAGACTGCGCCTTGCCCATTTCGGTGCTTACCTTCTCTCTCATCTCTTCCTACGGCTTCCAGGAGATTAAGA TGGTCAAGTTTCGCTACAGCCCGAGTAACAGCCTGTTCGAGATAGCCGAGATGCACTCGCTATCCCTGGTGGCCATCAGCAGCGCCATGGGCCTCGGCTTCCTCCTCTCCATGCTCTTCTTCATAGAGCAGAACTTGGTGGCTGCCTTGGCCAACGCCCCACAGAACAG GCTGGTGAAGGGCACTGCCTACCACTGGGACCTCCTGCTCATCGCCATCATCAATACTGGGCTGTCTCTGTTTGGGCTGCCCTGGATCCACGCTGCCTACCCCCACTCCCTGCTGCACGTGCGAGCACTGGCTTTGGTGGAGGAGCATGTGGAGAACGGGCACATTTACGAGAC GATTGTGAACGTGAAGGAGACACGGCTGACATCCCTGGGTGCCAGCATCCTGGTGGGCTtctccctcctgctgctgccctTCCCACTACAGTGGATCCCCAAGCCTGTGCTCTACGGCCTCTTCCTCTACCTCGCGCTCACCTCCATCGACGGCAACCAGCTGTTTCAGCGCATGGTGCTGCTGCTCAAGGACCAG ACGTCATACCCACCCACCCACTACATCCGGAGGGTGCCCCAGAGGAAGATCCACTACTTCACAGGCCTGCAggtcctgcagctgctgctgctctgtgcCTTTGGCATGAGCCCACTGCTCTACATGAAGATGGTCTTTCCCCTCATCATGATTGCCATGATCCCCATTCG CTACAACCTGCTGCCCCAAATCATTGAAGCCAAGTACTTGGATGCCATGGATGCTGAACACTGA
- the SLC4A11 gene encoding sodium bicarbonate transporter-like protein 11 isoform X5 translates to MSQNGYFEDAGYLKCDTDDASETREESLRDEAFDTVNSSIVSGESIRFFVNVNLEVQPTQSAESESPGGYGLLHTSRKYLKLKNFEEEIRAHRDLDGFLARARIILDETATSLDDVLRAMLSRLAQDPYNTEPDCNLDLLTAMLFTDAGAPMEGKVHLLSDTIQGVTATVTGVQYQQSWICILCTSKALLRRHVCISRLDRPQNWGENSCEVRFVILVLAPPKMKSTKTATEVGRTFATMMLDITFRQKLLKTRTEEEFKEALVHQRQLLTVMSHCPSISMDYSTSSICIVRHPQPPRQKDFLPIGKGIQEDIARRFPVYPLDFTDGIIGKNKAVGKYITTTLFLYFACLLPTIAFGSLNDENTNGAIDVQKTVAGQGIGGLLYALFSGQPLVVLLTTAPLALYINVIRGICDDYNLDFSTFYAWTGLWNSFFLTLYALFNLSLVMSLFKRSTEEIIALFISITFVLDAIKGTVKIFQKYYYGHDAALFKDEPSLVSLLGLNSSLHTALNTSFLTSPPELTSMGSQDPEPLARDTAVLSLLIMLGTLWLSYTLYQLKKSPYLNPYVRELLSDCALPISVLTFSLISSYGFQEIKMVKFRYSPSNSLFEIAEMHSLSLVAISSAMGLGFLLSMLFFIEQNLVAALANAPQNRLVKGTAYHWDLLLIAIINTGLSLFGLPWIHAAYPHSLLHVRALALVEEHVENGHIYETIVNVKETRLTSLGASILVGFSLLLLPFPLQWIPKPVLYGLFLYLALTSIDGNQLFQRMVLLLKDQTSYPPTHYIRRVPQRKIHYFTGLQVLQLLLLCAFGMSPLLYMKMVFPLIMIAMIPIRYNLLPQIIEAKYLDAMDAEH, encoded by the exons ATGTCGCAGAATGGATACTTTGAGGATGCAG GCTACCTCAAGTGTGACACAGATGATGCCTCTGAAACCCGTGAGGAGAGCCTGAGGGATGAGGCCTTCGACACGGTCAACTCCTCCATTGTGTCTGGCGAAAGCATCCGCTTTTTTGTCAACGTCAACCTCGAGGTGCAGCCTACCCAGTCTG CAGAGAGTGAATCACCTGGCGGCTATGGGCTCCTACACACCTCCCGCAAG TACCTGAAGTTAAAGAACTTTGAGGAAGAGATCCGTGCACACCGGGACTTAGATGGCTTCCTGGCACGGGCCAGAATCATCCTGGACGAAACGGCCACATCCCTGGATGACGTGCTGCGGGCTATGCTGTCCCGCTTAGCCCAAGACCCCTACAACACGGAGCCAGACTGCAACCTGGACCTGCTCACGGCCATGCTCTTCACTGACGCAGGGGCTCCCATGGAGGGCAAAG TTCACCTGCTGTCGGACACCATCCAAGGGGTCACTGCCACAGTAACGGGGGTACAATACCAGCAGTCATGGATCTGCATCCT cTGTACCTCCAAGGCCCTGCTGAGGCGACACGTGTGCATCAGCCGCCTGGACCGCCCACAGAACTGGGGGGAGAATTCCTGTGAGGTGCGGTTTGTCATCCTGGTGCTGGCCCCACCCAAGATG AAAAGCACCAAGACCGCCACTGAAGTGGGGCGCACATTTGCCACCATGATGTTAGACATCACTTTCCGCCAGAAGCTCCTGAAGACCCGCACAGAGGAGGAATTCAAAGAGGCCCTGGTCCATCAGCGACAGCTGCTCACCGTAATGAGCCACTGTCCGAGTATcagcatggactacagcacgagCTCCATCTGCATCGTCAGACACCCACAG CCCCCACGGCAGAAGGACTTCCTCCCCATCGGGAAGGGCATCCAGGAGGACATCGCCCGCAGGTTCCCCGTGTACCCTCTGGACTTCACCGACG GCATCATCGGGAAAAACAAGGCTGTGGGCAAATACATCACCACCACCCTGTTCCTCTACTTCGCCTGCCTTCTGCCCACGATTGCTTTTGGGTCCCTCAATGATGAGAACACAAATGGAGCCATCG ACGTGCAGAAGACCGTGGCCGGGCAGGGCATCGGAGGCCTCCTGTACGCGCTCTTCTCTGGGCAGCCACTGGTGGTGCTGCTGACGACCGCGCCCCTGGCCCTCTACATCAACG TGATCCGTGGCATCTGCGATGACTATAATCTGGACTTCAGTACCTTCTATGCGTGGACAGGCCTGTGGAACAGTTTCTTCCTCACGCTTTATGCCCTCTTCAACCTCAGCCTGGTCATGAGTCTTTTCAAGAG GTCAACAGAGGAGATCATTGCCTTGTTCATTTCTATCACGTTCGTCCTAGATGCTATCAAGGGCACAGTCAAAA TCTTCCAGAAGTACTACTATGGCCATGACGCTGCACTCTTCAAAGATGAGCCCTCCTTGGTGAGCCTGCTGGGCCTCAACAGTAGcctccacactgccctcaacaccAGCTTTCTGACCAGCCCACCGGAGCTAACTTCAATGGGCAGCCAGGACCCCGAGCCCCTGGCCCGGGATACagctgtgctcagccttcttatcaTGCTGGGCACGCTCTGGCTGAGCTACACCCTCTACCAGTTGAAGAAGAG CCCCTACCTGAACCCCTATGTGCGTGAGCTCCTGTCAGACTGCGCCTTGCCCATTTCGGTGCTTACCTTCTCTCTCATCTCTTCCTACGGCTTCCAGGAGATTAAGA TGGTCAAGTTTCGCTACAGCCCGAGTAACAGCCTGTTCGAGATAGCCGAGATGCACTCGCTATCCCTGGTGGCCATCAGCAGCGCCATGGGCCTCGGCTTCCTCCTCTCCATGCTCTTCTTCATAGAGCAGAACTTGGTGGCTGCCTTGGCCAACGCCCCACAGAACAG GCTGGTGAAGGGCACTGCCTACCACTGGGACCTCCTGCTCATCGCCATCATCAATACTGGGCTGTCTCTGTTTGGGCTGCCCTGGATCCACGCTGCCTACCCCCACTCCCTGCTGCACGTGCGAGCACTGGCTTTGGTGGAGGAGCATGTGGAGAACGGGCACATTTACGAGAC GATTGTGAACGTGAAGGAGACACGGCTGACATCCCTGGGTGCCAGCATCCTGGTGGGCTtctccctcctgctgctgccctTCCCACTACAGTGGATCCCCAAGCCTGTGCTCTACGGCCTCTTCCTCTACCTCGCGCTCACCTCCATCGACGGCAACCAGCTGTTTCAGCGCATGGTGCTGCTGCTCAAGGACCAG ACGTCATACCCACCCACCCACTACATCCGGAGGGTGCCCCAGAGGAAGATCCACTACTTCACAGGCCTGCAggtcctgcagctgctgctgctctgtgcCTTTGGCATGAGCCCACTGCTCTACATGAAGATGGTCTTTCCCCTCATCATGATTGCCATGATCCCCATTCG CTACAACCTGCTGCCCCAAATCATTGAAGCCAAGTACTTGGATGCCATGGATGCTGAACACTGA
- the SLC4A11 gene encoding sodium bicarbonate transporter-like protein 11 isoform X3 has translation MCSTDSQALLGGSLLVVVGAPGYLKCDTDDASETREESLRDEAFDTVNSSIVSGESIRFFVNVNLEVQPTQSAESESPGGYGLLHTSRKYLKLKNFEEEIRAHRDLDGFLARARIILDETATSLDDVLRAMLSRLAQDPYNTEPDCNLDLLTAMLFTDAGAPMEGKVHLLSDTIQGVTATVTGVQYQQSWICILCTSKALLRRHVCISRLDRPQNWGENSCEVRFVILVLAPPKMKSTKTATEVGRTFATMMLDITFRQKLLKTRTEEEFKEALVHQRQLLTVMSHCPSISMDYSTSSICIVRHPQPPRQKDFLPIGKGIQEDIARRFPVYPLDFTDGIIGKNKAVGKYITTTLFLYFACLLPTIAFGSLNDENTNGAIDVQKTVAGQGIGGLLYALFSGQPLVVLLTTAPLALYINVIRGICDDYNLDFSTFYAWTGLWNSFFLTLYALFNLSLVMSLFKRSTEEIIALFISITFVLDAIKGTVKIFQKYYYGHDAALFKDEPSLVSLLGLNSSLHTALNTSFLTSPPELTSMGSQDPEPLARDTAVLSLLIMLGTLWLSYTLYQLKKSPYLNPYVRELLSDCALPISVLTFSLISSYGFQEIKMVKFRYSPSNSLFEIAEMHSLSLVAISSAMGLGFLLSMLFFIEQNLVAALANAPQNRLVKGTAYHWDLLLIAIINTGLSLFGLPWIHAAYPHSLLHVRALALVEEHVENGHIYETIVNVKETRLTSLGASILVGFSLLLLPFPLQWIPKPVLYGLFLYLALTSIDGNQLFQRMVLLLKDQTSYPPTHYIRRVPQRKIHYFTGLQVLQLLLLCAFGMSPLLYMKMVFPLIMIAMIPIRYNLLPQIIEAKYLDAMDAEH, from the exons ATGTGTAGCACTGACAGCCAGGCCCTCTTGGGGGGGTCTCTCTTGGTGGTGGTTGGGGCTCCAGGCTACCTCAAGTGTGACACAGATGATGCCTCTGAAACCCGTGAGGAGAGCCTGAGGGATGAGGCCTTCGACACGGTCAACTCCTCCATTGTGTCTGGCGAAAGCATCCGCTTTTTTGTCAACGTCAACCTCGAGGTGCAGCCTACCCAGTCTG CAGAGAGTGAATCACCTGGCGGCTATGGGCTCCTACACACCTCCCGCAAG TACCTGAAGTTAAAGAACTTTGAGGAAGAGATCCGTGCACACCGGGACTTAGATGGCTTCCTGGCACGGGCCAGAATCATCCTGGACGAAACGGCCACATCCCTGGATGACGTGCTGCGGGCTATGCTGTCCCGCTTAGCCCAAGACCCCTACAACACGGAGCCAGACTGCAACCTGGACCTGCTCACGGCCATGCTCTTCACTGACGCAGGGGCTCCCATGGAGGGCAAAG TTCACCTGCTGTCGGACACCATCCAAGGGGTCACTGCCACAGTAACGGGGGTACAATACCAGCAGTCATGGATCTGCATCCT cTGTACCTCCAAGGCCCTGCTGAGGCGACACGTGTGCATCAGCCGCCTGGACCGCCCACAGAACTGGGGGGAGAATTCCTGTGAGGTGCGGTTTGTCATCCTGGTGCTGGCCCCACCCAAGATG AAAAGCACCAAGACCGCCACTGAAGTGGGGCGCACATTTGCCACCATGATGTTAGACATCACTTTCCGCCAGAAGCTCCTGAAGACCCGCACAGAGGAGGAATTCAAAGAGGCCCTGGTCCATCAGCGACAGCTGCTCACCGTAATGAGCCACTGTCCGAGTATcagcatggactacagcacgagCTCCATCTGCATCGTCAGACACCCACAG CCCCCACGGCAGAAGGACTTCCTCCCCATCGGGAAGGGCATCCAGGAGGACATCGCCCGCAGGTTCCCCGTGTACCCTCTGGACTTCACCGACG GCATCATCGGGAAAAACAAGGCTGTGGGCAAATACATCACCACCACCCTGTTCCTCTACTTCGCCTGCCTTCTGCCCACGATTGCTTTTGGGTCCCTCAATGATGAGAACACAAATGGAGCCATCG ACGTGCAGAAGACCGTGGCCGGGCAGGGCATCGGAGGCCTCCTGTACGCGCTCTTCTCTGGGCAGCCACTGGTGGTGCTGCTGACGACCGCGCCCCTGGCCCTCTACATCAACG TGATCCGTGGCATCTGCGATGACTATAATCTGGACTTCAGTACCTTCTATGCGTGGACAGGCCTGTGGAACAGTTTCTTCCTCACGCTTTATGCCCTCTTCAACCTCAGCCTGGTCATGAGTCTTTTCAAGAG GTCAACAGAGGAGATCATTGCCTTGTTCATTTCTATCACGTTCGTCCTAGATGCTATCAAGGGCACAGTCAAAA TCTTCCAGAAGTACTACTATGGCCATGACGCTGCACTCTTCAAAGATGAGCCCTCCTTGGTGAGCCTGCTGGGCCTCAACAGTAGcctccacactgccctcaacaccAGCTTTCTGACCAGCCCACCGGAGCTAACTTCAATGGGCAGCCAGGACCCCGAGCCCCTGGCCCGGGATACagctgtgctcagccttcttatcaTGCTGGGCACGCTCTGGCTGAGCTACACCCTCTACCAGTTGAAGAAGAG CCCCTACCTGAACCCCTATGTGCGTGAGCTCCTGTCAGACTGCGCCTTGCCCATTTCGGTGCTTACCTTCTCTCTCATCTCTTCCTACGGCTTCCAGGAGATTAAGA TGGTCAAGTTTCGCTACAGCCCGAGTAACAGCCTGTTCGAGATAGCCGAGATGCACTCGCTATCCCTGGTGGCCATCAGCAGCGCCATGGGCCTCGGCTTCCTCCTCTCCATGCTCTTCTTCATAGAGCAGAACTTGGTGGCTGCCTTGGCCAACGCCCCACAGAACAG GCTGGTGAAGGGCACTGCCTACCACTGGGACCTCCTGCTCATCGCCATCATCAATACTGGGCTGTCTCTGTTTGGGCTGCCCTGGATCCACGCTGCCTACCCCCACTCCCTGCTGCACGTGCGAGCACTGGCTTTGGTGGAGGAGCATGTGGAGAACGGGCACATTTACGAGAC GATTGTGAACGTGAAGGAGACACGGCTGACATCCCTGGGTGCCAGCATCCTGGTGGGCTtctccctcctgctgctgccctTCCCACTACAGTGGATCCCCAAGCCTGTGCTCTACGGCCTCTTCCTCTACCTCGCGCTCACCTCCATCGACGGCAACCAGCTGTTTCAGCGCATGGTGCTGCTGCTCAAGGACCAG ACGTCATACCCACCCACCCACTACATCCGGAGGGTGCCCCAGAGGAAGATCCACTACTTCACAGGCCTGCAggtcctgcagctgctgctgctctgtgcCTTTGGCATGAGCCCACTGCTCTACATGAAGATGGTCTTTCCCCTCATCATGATTGCCATGATCCCCATTCG CTACAACCTGCTGCCCCAAATCATTGAAGCCAAGTACTTGGATGCCATGGATGCTGAACACTGA
- the SLC4A11 gene encoding sodium bicarbonate transporter-like protein 11 isoform X4, with translation MSQNGYFEDAGYLKCDTDDASETREESLRDEAFDTVNSSIVSGESIRFFVNVNLEVQPTQSAESESPGGYGLLHTSRKYLKLKNFEEEIRAHRDLDGFLARARIILDETATSLDDVLRAMLSRLAQDPYNTEPDCNLDLLTAMLFTDAGAPMEGKAVHLLSDTIQGVTATVTGVQYQQSWICILCTSKALLRRHVCISRLDRPQNWGENSCEVRFVILVLAPPKMKSTKTATEVGRTFATMMLDITFRQKLLKTRTEEEFKEALVHQRQLLTVMSHCPSISMDYSTSSICIVRHPQPPRQKDFLPIGKGIQEDIARRFPVYPLDFTDGIIGKNKAVGKYITTTLFLYFACLLPTIAFGSLNDENTNGAIDVQKTVAGQGIGGLLYALFSGQPLVVLLTTAPLALYINVIRGICDDYNLDFSTFYAWTGLWNSFFLTLYALFNLSLVMSLFKRSTEEIIALFISITFVLDAIKGTVKIFQKYYYGHDAALFKDEPSLVSLLGLNSSLHTALNTSFLTSPPELTSMGSQDPEPLARDTAVLSLLIMLGTLWLSYTLYQLKKSPYLNPYVRELLSDCALPISVLTFSLISSYGFQEIKMVKFRYSPSNSLFEIAEMHSLSLVAISSAMGLGFLLSMLFFIEQNLVAALANAPQNRLVKGTAYHWDLLLIAIINTGLSLFGLPWIHAAYPHSLLHVRALALVEEHVENGHIYETIVNVKETRLTSLGASILVGFSLLLLPFPLQWIPKPVLYGLFLYLALTSIDGNQLFQRMVLLLKDQTSYPPTHYIRRVPQRKIHYFTGLQVLQLLLLCAFGMSPLLYMKMVFPLIMIAMIPIRYNLLPQIIEAKYLDAMDAEH, from the exons ATGTCGCAGAATGGATACTTTGAGGATGCAG GCTACCTCAAGTGTGACACAGATGATGCCTCTGAAACCCGTGAGGAGAGCCTGAGGGATGAGGCCTTCGACACGGTCAACTCCTCCATTGTGTCTGGCGAAAGCATCCGCTTTTTTGTCAACGTCAACCTCGAGGTGCAGCCTACCCAGTCTG CAGAGAGTGAATCACCTGGCGGCTATGGGCTCCTACACACCTCCCGCAAG TACCTGAAGTTAAAGAACTTTGAGGAAGAGATCCGTGCACACCGGGACTTAGATGGCTTCCTGGCACGGGCCAGAATCATCCTGGACGAAACGGCCACATCCCTGGATGACGTGCTGCGGGCTATGCTGTCCCGCTTAGCCCAAGACCCCTACAACACGGAGCCAGACTGCAACCTGGACCTGCTCACGGCCATGCTCTTCACTGACGCAGGGGCTCCCATGGAGGGCAAAG CAGTTCACCTGCTGTCGGACACCATCCAAGGGGTCACTGCCACAGTAACGGGGGTACAATACCAGCAGTCATGGATCTGCATCCT cTGTACCTCCAAGGCCCTGCTGAGGCGACACGTGTGCATCAGCCGCCTGGACCGCCCACAGAACTGGGGGGAGAATTCCTGTGAGGTGCGGTTTGTCATCCTGGTGCTGGCCCCACCCAAGATG AAAAGCACCAAGACCGCCACTGAAGTGGGGCGCACATTTGCCACCATGATGTTAGACATCACTTTCCGCCAGAAGCTCCTGAAGACCCGCACAGAGGAGGAATTCAAAGAGGCCCTGGTCCATCAGCGACAGCTGCTCACCGTAATGAGCCACTGTCCGAGTATcagcatggactacagcacgagCTCCATCTGCATCGTCAGACACCCACAG CCCCCACGGCAGAAGGACTTCCTCCCCATCGGGAAGGGCATCCAGGAGGACATCGCCCGCAGGTTCCCCGTGTACCCTCTGGACTTCACCGACG GCATCATCGGGAAAAACAAGGCTGTGGGCAAATACATCACCACCACCCTGTTCCTCTACTTCGCCTGCCTTCTGCCCACGATTGCTTTTGGGTCCCTCAATGATGAGAACACAAATGGAGCCATCG ACGTGCAGAAGACCGTGGCCGGGCAGGGCATCGGAGGCCTCCTGTACGCGCTCTTCTCTGGGCAGCCACTGGTGGTGCTGCTGACGACCGCGCCCCTGGCCCTCTACATCAACG TGATCCGTGGCATCTGCGATGACTATAATCTGGACTTCAGTACCTTCTATGCGTGGACAGGCCTGTGGAACAGTTTCTTCCTCACGCTTTATGCCCTCTTCAACCTCAGCCTGGTCATGAGTCTTTTCAAGAG GTCAACAGAGGAGATCATTGCCTTGTTCATTTCTATCACGTTCGTCCTAGATGCTATCAAGGGCACAGTCAAAA TCTTCCAGAAGTACTACTATGGCCATGACGCTGCACTCTTCAAAGATGAGCCCTCCTTGGTGAGCCTGCTGGGCCTCAACAGTAGcctccacactgccctcaacaccAGCTTTCTGACCAGCCCACCGGAGCTAACTTCAATGGGCAGCCAGGACCCCGAGCCCCTGGCCCGGGATACagctgtgctcagccttcttatcaTGCTGGGCACGCTCTGGCTGAGCTACACCCTCTACCAGTTGAAGAAGAG CCCCTACCTGAACCCCTATGTGCGTGAGCTCCTGTCAGACTGCGCCTTGCCCATTTCGGTGCTTACCTTCTCTCTCATCTCTTCCTACGGCTTCCAGGAGATTAAGA TGGTCAAGTTTCGCTACAGCCCGAGTAACAGCCTGTTCGAGATAGCCGAGATGCACTCGCTATCCCTGGTGGCCATCAGCAGCGCCATGGGCCTCGGCTTCCTCCTCTCCATGCTCTTCTTCATAGAGCAGAACTTGGTGGCTGCCTTGGCCAACGCCCCACAGAACAG GCTGGTGAAGGGCACTGCCTACCACTGGGACCTCCTGCTCATCGCCATCATCAATACTGGGCTGTCTCTGTTTGGGCTGCCCTGGATCCACGCTGCCTACCCCCACTCCCTGCTGCACGTGCGAGCACTGGCTTTGGTGGAGGAGCATGTGGAGAACGGGCACATTTACGAGAC GATTGTGAACGTGAAGGAGACACGGCTGACATCCCTGGGTGCCAGCATCCTGGTGGGCTtctccctcctgctgctgccctTCCCACTACAGTGGATCCCCAAGCCTGTGCTCTACGGCCTCTTCCTCTACCTCGCGCTCACCTCCATCGACGGCAACCAGCTGTTTCAGCGCATGGTGCTGCTGCTCAAGGACCAG ACGTCATACCCACCCACCCACTACATCCGGAGGGTGCCCCAGAGGAAGATCCACTACTTCACAGGCCTGCAggtcctgcagctgctgctgctctgtgcCTTTGGCATGAGCCCACTGCTCTACATGAAGATGGTCTTTCCCCTCATCATGATTGCCATGATCCCCATTCG CTACAACCTGCTGCCCCAAATCATTGAAGCCAAGTACTTGGATGCCATGGATGCTGAACACTGA